A portion of the Syntrophobacterales bacterium genome contains these proteins:
- a CDS encoding xanthine dehydrogenase family protein subunit M, with amino-acid sequence MIHDFTYLRPGNVKEALAMLAQHRDDAKIICGGQSLLIIMRQGLVVTEYLVDIKGLDELNCLIYDPRAGLKIGATTTHRTIEKSLLVKEKYPVLVAMEEKLASIQVRNWGTIGGNLAHADAAGDPAPVLIALNATVTIASSAGGRSVPLEEFYPGLFETVLSPDELVTEVLVPPPPAHTATAYQKFNLLESDQGIVAVAVSLGVSGAGICQDARIVLGNAAPIPIRAKNTEKLLIGNKLNEEIFTKAGETAGEEADPVADIHASEAYRRHLIAVLTRRMTKKAWEQACQV; translated from the coding sequence ATGATACACGACTTTACCTACCTGAGACCGGGAAACGTGAAAGAGGCTCTCGCGATGCTGGCGCAACACCGTGACGACGCCAAGATCATCTGCGGAGGGCAGTCTCTATTGATCATCATGCGGCAGGGCCTTGTCGTGACGGAGTATCTTGTTGACATCAAAGGGCTCGACGAACTGAACTGCCTCATCTATGATCCCCGGGCCGGCCTGAAGATCGGCGCCACGACCACCCACCGCACCATCGAAAAATCGCTCCTCGTCAAAGAAAAATACCCCGTCCTGGTCGCTATGGAAGAGAAGCTCGCCTCCATCCAGGTGCGCAACTGGGGGACAATCGGCGGCAATCTGGCGCACGCCGATGCGGCTGGCGATCCGGCTCCGGTCCTTATCGCCCTTAATGCAACGGTAACGATTGCATCGAGCGCCGGCGGGCGGTCCGTGCCCCTTGAGGAATTCTATCCGGGACTCTTTGAGACGGTTCTCTCGCCGGACGAATTGGTAACGGAGGTGCTCGTTCCTCCTCCTCCCGCGCATACCGCAACGGCCTATCAGAAATTCAACCTGCTGGAGAGCGATCAGGGCATCGTTGCCGTGGCTGTCTCGCTCGGCGTCAGCGGCGCAGGCATCTGCCAGGATGCGCGGATTGTGCTGGGCAATGCGGCTCCTATCCCGATCAGGGCAAAGAATACGGAAAAGTTATTGATCGGGAACAAACTGAACGAGGAAATCTTTACGAAAGCTGGCGAGACGGCGGGGGAGGAAGCGGATCCGGTTGCCGACATCCATGCCTCGGAAGCCTACCGGCGCCACCTGATTGCGGTGTTGACCAGGCGGATGACCAAGAAGGCCTGGGAGCAGGCCTGTCAAGTGTAG
- a CDS encoding xanthine dehydrogenase family protein molybdopterin-binding subunit, whose protein sequence is MTANKYSVLNTRVHNVDGYAKVTGRATYTFDVKLPGMLYGKILRSPHPHARIISIDPTEALKLPGVKAVVTGKDTLGVKQGIWRRYPELCDEQILTIEKVRYIGEPVAAVAAITEEIAEQALDLIDVQYEVLPFVDDPMEAIKKEAPMIHEGVERNVNVTRHIEWGDVEEAFEEAEYVREDWFKLGGQAHMCMETRATVASYTSDKKLTVYTSTQSPYYHQALLAGVLGLRESDIRVIAHYVGGGFGGKFELDASQFCASILSMKLSKPVKIVFTREEDFVATKRRTPMYYYVRTGVKKDGTFCAREARVFSNGGAYTGMGATALYLTGFFHSFPYKWKAYRYDGYRVYTNSLPSTSMRGFGAPQAMFCSEQQIDWIAADLGLDIIEIRRKNAHTTGYEVPGQATIGSCGLNQCLDKIEQWIKDRGKLPKNRVIGISAAGFMTGGIFNWFDTPYSFSSAVVTINYDGVVELHVGAQDIGQGSNTTLAMICAEALGVKLENIKVHSGDTDHCPADLGAWGSRQTLMAGNATKMAAEDAKKQLLEFASAKFGYNIVYDVDIKDGWVYNVARPERGMHYVDLVKEALRGKDGQRIVGRGHYTPHRKGMISPAYSYMVQAVEAEIDAETGKISLHNCVTAHDCGQPINTLGLIGQLEGAASMAAGYGYLENMPVEDGKVMNPNLVDYKIIRAPDMPECEIIEIDTYEPEGPYGAKEAGEGLTNPTAAALGNAIFHATGLKMKQAPIMPEMIVNAFKEKKKGGGTP, encoded by the coding sequence ATGACAGCGAATAAATATTCCGTCCTGAATACACGAGTTCATAATGTAGACGGTTATGCCAAGGTAACGGGCAGGGCAACCTATACCTTTGACGTGAAGCTGCCCGGCATGCTTTATGGAAAGATCCTGAGAAGCCCCCATCCCCATGCCAGGATCATCTCCATTGATCCGACCGAAGCGTTGAAACTTCCCGGAGTAAAGGCGGTGGTGACCGGCAAGGATACCCTGGGAGTGAAACAGGGAATCTGGAGGCGTTATCCCGAGCTGTGCGACGAGCAAATCCTGACCATCGAGAAGGTTCGTTACATCGGGGAGCCGGTGGCGGCAGTGGCAGCCATAACCGAAGAAATCGCCGAACAAGCGCTCGACTTGATTGATGTGCAGTACGAAGTGCTTCCCTTCGTTGACGATCCCATGGAAGCAATCAAGAAGGAAGCCCCCATGATCCACGAGGGTGTGGAGAGGAATGTGAATGTTACGCGCCACATCGAGTGGGGCGATGTGGAGGAGGCATTTGAGGAAGCGGAGTATGTCCGGGAAGACTGGTTCAAGTTGGGCGGCCAGGCGCACATGTGCATGGAGACGCGCGCGACCGTGGCCAGCTACACCTCCGATAAGAAGCTGACCGTCTACACCTCCACCCAGTCGCCGTATTACCACCAGGCGCTGCTGGCCGGCGTACTGGGACTGCGGGAAAGTGATATCCGGGTCATCGCTCACTACGTGGGCGGCGGTTTCGGCGGCAAGTTCGAACTGGACGCCTCACAGTTCTGCGCCTCGATCCTTTCCATGAAATTGTCCAAACCCGTGAAGATCGTCTTCACGAGAGAGGAGGATTTTGTCGCCACCAAACGGCGTACCCCCATGTACTACTATGTGCGTACCGGCGTGAAGAAAGATGGCACCTTCTGTGCGCGGGAAGCCCGGGTATTTTCGAATGGTGGAGCTTACACGGGGATGGGCGCAACGGCACTCTACCTGACCGGCTTCTTTCACTCCTTCCCATACAAGTGGAAGGCCTACCGTTACGACGGCTACCGGGTTTACACCAACAGCCTGCCCTCCACGTCCATGCGCGGTTTTGGCGCCCCGCAGGCCATGTTTTGTTCCGAGCAGCAGATAGACTGGATCGCCGCCGACCTGGGGTTGGATATTATCGAAATCAGACGAAAAAATGCGCATACCACGGGATACGAGGTCCCGGGTCAGGCCACCATCGGAAGCTGCGGCCTCAACCAGTGCCTCGACAAGATCGAACAGTGGATCAAGGACAGGGGTAAGCTCCCGAAAAACAGGGTCATCGGCATCTCCGCCGCGGGCTTCATGACCGGCGGCATCTTCAACTGGTTCGACACGCCTTATTCCTTTTCGTCGGCCGTCGTGACCATAAACTACGATGGGGTTGTGGAGCTCCATGTGGGCGCCCAGGACATCGGTCAGGGTTCCAATACCACCCTGGCCATGATCTGTGCAGAGGCGCTGGGAGTCAAATTAGAGAACATCAAGGTGCATTCCGGCGACACGGACCACTGTCCGGCAGACCTCGGGGCATGGGGATCCCGGCAAACGCTGATGGCCGGCAATGCCACCAAGATGGCCGCGGAAGATGCCAAGAAGCAGCTCCTCGAATTCGCGAGCGCAAAATTCGGCTATAACATCGTTTACGACGTCGATATTAAGGATGGATGGGTATACAACGTCGCCAGGCCCGAAAGAGGCATGCACTACGTTGATCTGGTCAAAGAGGCGCTTCGGGGCAAAGACGGCCAGCGGATTGTCGGCAGGGGTCACTACACGCCACACCGCAAGGGCATGATCTCTCCCGCCTACAGCTACATGGTGCAGGCCGTGGAGGCGGAAATCGACGCGGAAACGGGAAAAATATCGCTCCATAATTGCGTTACGGCCCACGACTGCGGACAGCCGATCAACACGCTCGGCCTGATCGGTCAACTCGAGGGTGCTGCCTCCATGGCTGCCGGTTACGGCTACCTCGAGAATATGCCCGTTGAGGATGGCAAGGTCATGAACCCAAATCTGGTTGATTACAAGATCATTCGAGCGCCTGATATGCCCGAGTGCGAGATCATCGAGATCGACACCTATGAACCGGAGGGGCCCTACGGAGCGAAGGAGGCCGGTGAGGGCCTTACGAACCCGACTGCGGCAGCCCTCGGCAATGCGATCTTCCACGCCACGGGCCTCAAGATGAAACAGGCGCCGATTATGCCCGAAATGATCGTAAATGCCTTCAAGGAAAAGAAGAAAGGGGGAGGAACACCATGA
- a CDS encoding (2Fe-2S)-binding protein gives MEKQLLRFLVNDQEYELFINPKTLLVEALRDHLGFTGTKRGCDTASCGVCTVMVNGMAVKGCSVLAVQVNGMNITTIEGLEKDGKLDSVQAAFLDEGAYQCGFCTSGMIMSARAFLNETPAPKDTMDIRRGIEGNLCRCTGYNSIVRAIDAVAKGKYREGA, from the coding sequence ATGGAAAAACAACTGCTTCGCTTTTTGGTAAACGATCAGGAATATGAACTCTTCATCAATCCCAAGACCCTCCTCGTAGAGGCGCTCCGGGATCATCTGGGCTTCACGGGAACGAAGCGGGGTTGCGACACGGCATCGTGCGGTGTCTGTACGGTCATGGTCAATGGAATGGCGGTCAAGGGTTGTTCAGTGCTTGCCGTGCAGGTGAACGGCATGAATATCACTACCATCGAGGGTCTGGAAAAAGACGGGAAGCTCGATTCGGTCCAGGCTGCGTTTCTGGATGAGGGCGCCTACCAGTGCGGCTTCTGCACCTCGGGGATGATCATGTCGGCAAGGGCATTTCTGAACGAGACTCCGGCTCCGAAGGATACCATGGATATCCGCCGCGGCATCGAGGGAAACCTCTGCCGCTGTACGGGATACAACAGTATCGTACGGGCAATTGATGCCGTGGCCAAAGGCAAGTACAGGGAGGGCGCGTGA
- a CDS encoding carbon monoxide dehydrogenase subunit G, producing MIIEGKLTVKAPIQKLWDMLLDPATLGSCLPGAEGIEKIDEKTYDAVVKQKVGPIKVTLKFRNVLTEVQPPHRLVLEGEGEDITKLGHMKQKTIVELSEIGDGNVDVSYKSDVAIVGKLAMFGDRVMRSKAKDVEKEFTQNLQEKLKGKA from the coding sequence ATGATTATCGAAGGAAAGTTGACGGTCAAGGCGCCGATCCAGAAACTGTGGGACATGCTGCTCGATCCCGCAACGCTCGGCTCGTGCCTCCCCGGCGCTGAAGGGATCGAAAAGATTGATGAAAAGACATACGATGCCGTGGTAAAGCAGAAGGTAGGCCCCATCAAGGTTACGCTCAAATTCAGGAATGTCCTCACTGAAGTGCAACCGCCGCACCGCCTCGTGCTGGAAGGCGAGGGAGAAGATATCACCAAACTCGGCCACATGAAACAGAAAACAATCGTTGAACTCAGCGAGATCGGCGACGGTAATGTGGACGTGTCATACAAGTCCGATGTGGCTATTGTCGGCAAGCTTGCCATGTTCGGTGACCGGGTCATGAGGAGCAAGGCCAAGGACGTGGAAAAGGAGTTTACGCAGAACCTTCAGGAGAAACTCAAAGGGAAGGCGTAA